In a single window of the Pongo abelii isolate AG06213 chromosome 1, NHGRI_mPonAbe1-v2.0_pri, whole genome shotgun sequence genome:
- the PRAMEF20 gene encoding PRAME family member 20 has translation MSIRTPPRLLELAGRSLLRDKTLAISTLEELPTELFPPLFMEAFSRRRCEALKLMVQAWPFHRLPLGSLMKRPCLETLQAVLDGLDALLTHGVRLRRWKLQVLDLQNVSENFWVVWSEAMARGCLPNAMTNRKLVQDCPRMRGQQPLTVFIDLCLKSRTLDEYLTCLFLWVKQREGLVHLCCKKLKMLGMLLHNIRNILKTVNPDCIQEVEMNCNWTLPVLAEFTPHLGQMRNLQKLVLSDIDVFRYISPEQKKEFVTQFTSQFLKMRCLQKLYMNLVSFLEGHLDQLLSCLKTSLKILAITNCVLLESDLKHLSKCPSIGQLKTLDLSGTRLANFSLVPLQVLLEKVAGTLEYLDLDDCGIVDSQVNAILPALSRCFELTTFSFRGNPISMATLENLLCHTIRLNNLCLELYPAPRESYDVRGIVCRSRFAQLGAELMGRVRALREPKRILFCTDYCPQCGNRSLYDLEVDRCCC, from the exons ATGAGCATCCGTACTCCACCCAGACTCCTGGAGCTTGCGGGGCGGAGCCTGCTGAGGGACAAAACCTTGGCCATCTCCACCCTGGAGGAGCTGCCCACGGAACTTTTCCCCCCGCTGTTCATGGAGGCCTTCAGCAGGAGACGCTGTGAGGCCCTGAAGCTGATGGTGCAGGCCTGGCCTTTCCACCGCCTTCCTCTGGGGTCTCTGATGAAGAGGCCTTGTCTGGAGACCCTCCAAGCTGTGCTCGATGGGCTTGATGCACTGCTTACCCATGGGGTTCGTCTCAG GAGGTGGAAACTtcaagtgctggatttacagaaTGTCAGTGAGAACTTCTGGGTGGTATGGTCTGAAGCCATGGCCCGTGGGTGCTTACCAAATGCCATGACGAACAGAAAACTAGTGCAGGACTGTCCAAGGATGAGAGGACAGCAGCCCTTGACTGTGTTCATAGACCTTTGCCTCAAGAGCAGGACTCTGGATGAATACCTCACCTGCCTCTTTCTATGGGTCAAGCAGAGGGAAGGTTTAGTACACCTGTGCTGTAAGAAACTGAAAATGTTGGGAATGCTCCTCCACAATATCAGAAACATCCTGAAAACAGTCAACCCAGACTGTATCCAGGAGGTGGAAATGAATTGCAATTGGACACTGCCCGTCCTGGCAGAGTTTACCCCACACCTCGGCCAGATGAGGAATCTTCAGAAGCTCGTTCTCTCTGACATAGATGTCTTTCGCTACATTTCCCCAGAGCAGAAGAAGGAATTTGTTACCCAGTTCACCTCTCAGTTCCTCAAGATGCGCTGCCTCCAAAAGCTTTATATGAACTTGGTTTCTTTCCTTGAAGGCCACCTGGACCAGCTGCTCAG CTGTCTAAAGACCTCGTTAAAGATCCTCGCAATAACTAACTGTGTGCTTTTGGAATCAGACTTGAAGCATCTGTCAAAGTGCCCAAGCATTGGTCAACTAAAGACCCTGGACCTGAGTGGCACCAGACTGGCCAATTTCAGCCTTGTGCCTCTCCAAGTTCTGCTAGAAAAAGTTGCAGGTACCCTTGAGTACCTGGACTTAGATGACTGTGGCATCGTAGACTCCCAAGTCAATGCCATCCTGCCTGCCCTGAGCCGCTGCTTTGAGCTCACCACCTTCAGCTTCCGTGGAAATCCCATCTCCATGGCAACCCTGGAGAACCTGCTGTGCCACACAATCAGACTCAACAACTTATGCCTGGAGCTGTATCCTGCCCCACGGGAGAGTTATGATGTTCGTGGTATCGTCTGCCGGAGCAGATTTGCCCAACTTGGGGCTGAGCTGATGGGGAGAGTGAGGGCCTTAAGGGAGCCCAAGAGGATCTTGTTCTGTACTGACTACTGCCCTCAGTGTGGCAACAGGTCACTTTATGACCTGGAGGTAGACCGTTGTTGCTGTTGA